The Triplophysa dalaica isolate WHDGS20190420 chromosome 18, ASM1584641v1, whole genome shotgun sequence genome includes the window CAAGTTGACAAAGAAAAGCCAGCACGTTTGACAGTGTAacgaagtcagaatgcatgaaacagcatTAAATCCCTCCTTTAATGATGATGTGTTGAATGGGCTGGTTGCACAAGATGTTGCTGGTGAGCTTTTATGACGGCAGGGTCAGCAGACACATTTCTGGTCGTATAACACTATCCAGTTGTTTCGGCTTAACGACGTGCTCAGCAATGTAAAGACGATCTGTCATATCACTGATGAattcatttcttcttttttttatctaaattcACCCATTTTGCCGGCCAAAAAAACGTCCTTTTCCCGTACATGCCAGAACTTAGTCTGGCGTCCCAAAGCTCACCAACGTCATCTTGTGCCACCTGGAATTGCTATGTTTAATCTCCTGTTTCAGTTCTCATCAAAGAACATTCCTGAACTTTGTCGACGACATGACGGACAGACTGAGGATAGACAAGGTTTGTGATTTCAGCTCATCATCATGTAGTGAGACAAATGCCTAATGAACGAGAGTCCAACACTTCTGTATCACATGTCCTTCCTTTCAGCTCCTGCGATCAACTGGGCTCGGAACCCGTCTTCAGTCAGCGGGACGGGAATCAAACCCACCGGCATCGCCGATGTGTACAGCAAATTCAGACCTGTCAAACGTGTGTCTCCCCTCAAACACCAGCCGGAGGTGTCGGACGCGGAGGCCGACGGGAAGAACGAGGAGCGGCGTGTAGAGatctctgtttctctgtgtgACGCTCAGGGACTCAAGAGCCGAGCCGGCGGGACTGGAGCTCTGTTCGGCGATCTAGAACACTACGATCTGGATATGGACGAGATCCTAGACGTGCCGTACATTAAATCCAGCCAGCAGGTGGCCACACTTCCACGCGTGGCTTCGGAGAAGAAGACGTCAGGGAGCACGGGTTTCAAGGGCGCGTCGCTCACTCACGCCGAGAGCCTCAGCGGGACACAGTTCTGGCCAGACATCAGGAAGTCCAAGTCCACAGATCTGGGGTTCGAGCGATCGGTCGGCTCAGACTCGGACAGGCTCTTCTCAAGTCTGCCCTTCCCCGACACAACAACCCATAAAGCCGGAAGTCCAGGCGACTGCACCGCCAACCCTCCTCACGGAGCCAAAGGCACGAGGCAGGACAAGAGCTGGCCGGGGTCGAGAGCATTTGGAGAGGTTGATGAGGAAACGAAGAGGAGTCAGAACATCATGAATGTGGTCAGAGAGGGACAGATCTCACTGCTGGTAAGAGGATGACGTCACGTTTGAGGTTAGAGTAATGACGTGAAATAACTGTGAGGTGTGTCTGCGCAGCCGCACGTCGCAGTAGAGAATCTGGAGCGGATCAGAGACGAGGAGGGAAACAATCTGCTGCACATCTCCGCCGCTCACGGTCACGCTGATTGTCTGCAGCATCTCACCTCTCTGATGGGAGAAGACTGTCTGAATGAACGCAACGCTCAGCAGCTCACGCCAGCTGGACTCGGGGTCAAGGTACCTCTGACATAACCGTCATATAGAGCAGATATCACGTCAGCTGATGTGTCTTTTAAATGTAGACCAGTGATAGATTCTTGAGGAtcacgtgtgtgttttgtgtagaaCGGTTGTCTTGAATGTGTGCGCTGGATGGTGAGTGAGACAGAAGCCATCGCTGAGCTCAGCTGCACCAGAGAACATCCCAGCCTCATCCATTACGCCGCTCGCTACGGACAGGTGAGGGGTCGAGTCGATCACGCTCCAGCGGCCGGATCACGTGACTGACcatgtgatctgtgtgtgtttgtggcagGAACGCGTGCTGCTGTGGCTGTTGCAGTTCATGCAGGAGCAGGGCATCTCTCTGGACGAGGTGGATCAGAACGGAAACACGGCGGTTCATGTGGTGGCTCAACACGGACACTTGAGCTGTCTTCAGGTGCTTCATCATCTCTCTCTACATTCACACTGTTcccttgttttctttttcactttttttgtctGGGACGCTCAGggaaacacagacaggaagtagCTGTATCAGACAGGAAGTAGCATTGGCTCTAGTTTCCCGCTGCTGTAGCGAGAGGCATAATGTGTCATGAAAAACCAAATGAATATGTGAAGACCTGTAGTCTTGTTTGTGGAGGTTTGTTGCGCAGACCTTTGAGTGTTTCAGCAGCGAGTGAAAGTTGATTATTGGATGCTTGTCAGTGCCTCTTcctcagtgttgtgttgtgtttcagaCGCTGGTGGAGTACGGGTCTAATGTGACAGTTCAGAACCAGCAGGGCGAGCGGCCGTCGCAGTGTGCCGAGCATCAGGGTCACATGACCTGCTCACGGTATCTGGTGGTGGTGGAGACGTGCATGTCTCTCGCCTCACAGGTGGTCAAACTCACCAAACAGCTGCACGAGTAAGAACACATGTTGTCTTTCATAATAAAGTCTTTTACTGTTGATCATTATtgaattaatttacattatttgttttttacacGTCACAGACAAACCACAGCCCGTGTAGCTCTACAGAATCAACTTCAACTCTTCTTACAAACTCATGAAGCAAACGGACGGCCACGATCACCAAGGTCTCCTCTCCTTCTTTAAGAAACTTGCTGTTGAATTCTAGTTGTGAATGAGTGCGTGAATGTGTCTCATGTCTCTTCTCCATCAGCTCTCATGGTGGTCCAGCTGACACGTGGTCAGAAATGAGTTTAACCGCTGAAGTCGGCCCTGAGAACGGTCAGTGGATTGTGAGACAGAAGCAGGTGGAGACAGAAGCAGGTGGGGACAAAAGCAGGCCACCTGAAGGTCCAGGTGGGCCGGAGTCAGGGGCGGGGCCTGGAGCAGGACCAATGAGGAGGCCTGGCGT containing:
- the sncaip gene encoding synphilin-1 — translated: MDVPEYLDLDEIDFTDDLPFSSKNIPELCRRHDGQTEDRQAPAINWARNPSSVSGTGIKPTGIADVYSKFRPVKRVSPLKHQPEVSDAEADGKNEERRVEISVSLCDAQGLKSRAGGTGALFGDLEHYDLDMDEILDVPYIKSSQQVATLPRVASEKKTSGSTGFKGASLTHAESLSGTQFWPDIRKSKSTDLGFERSVGSDSDRLFSSLPFPDTTTHKAGSPGDCTANPPHGAKGTRQDKSWPGSRAFGEVDEETKRSQNIMNVVREGQISLLPHVAVENLERIRDEEGNNLLHISAAHGHADCLQHLTSLMGEDCLNERNAQQLTPAGLGVKNGCLECVRWMVSETEAIAELSCTREHPSLIHYAARYGQERVLLWLLQFMQEQGISLDEVDQNGNTAVHVVAQHGHLSCLQTLVEYGSNVTVQNQQGERPSQCAEHQGHMTCSRYLVVVETCMSLASQVVKLTKQLHEQTTARVALQNQLQLFLQTHEANGRPRSPSSHGGPADTWSEMSLTAEVGPENGQWIVRQKQVETEAGGDKSRPPEGPGGPESGAGPGAGPMRRPGVAEKRELKLARLKQIMQRSLSESDGDAYPPDESKHSRPERPTQLPIAEAEELHLMTKHKTSSTGERKFSFAHRTSKSVDVCNASPSSDCSDPESKPDGTNEKIPTSPKSALKSPSSRRKTSQNLKLRVTFDEPPRKDTATGDAKVSSGKEKVESGKRPFGTFRSLMESLSGNQNSNNNNIQTSSAGKHPSSGPTPSPPGKKTETKSKHKSAAV